The following coding sequences lie in one Palaemon carinicauda isolate YSFRI2023 chromosome 7, ASM3689809v2, whole genome shotgun sequence genomic window:
- the LOC137644146 gene encoding aminopeptidase N-like, with protein MALQIRKLLLVTFTLICFTTKSNAEHQVNDPEVEVTTVLGPMLRNEPDLLNPFSVGPKNGVSFSASSLEIGARSLNGQSARLPTALLPTHYVVRLQPFINGNLTIYGSVDITLKAAETTDRVVINMVDIITINETVAIRSLNDTKSHNVVQQTYDPKNQLYTALLSEDLAQHNTYLFHIEFQGYLNDRLVGFYRSQYTDSQGNEKLLAASQFSPTDARRAFPCFDEPGFKATFDIHLARQQNMTALSNMPLIATEPIEGEEGWVWDTFNTTLRMSTYLVGFLISDFGSVTSDKLNHTLFKVWARKEALDQAAYARDVAPPILTFLEDYFSIKFPLPKLDMAAIPDFKFSGMENWGLITYRETALLYNSKLSSVKSKQILGNVLAHEIAHQWFGNLVTPIWWSDLWLKEGFASFMGYTGLDAAEPSWRMKEQFVTEFVHAVMKVDSLLSSHPINVEVDHPDQISEIFDFISYRKGATIIRMMQHFLTEATFRKGLTNYLNALKFDNAEQDDLWKYLTEAGHADSTLPAELTVKLIMDTWTLKEGYPVVSVSREGNSATLVQEWFRLSRKSTNASSSQEPGWWIPVSYTSQPNSNFSVTRASHWMSDDRKPLKISGLPDQSQWIIVNLQETGYFRVNYDSNTWKLLNSQLKQDHSVIHAINRAQILDDALNLARAGVLDYPTALTTSSYLSNETEYVPWSSALDSLGYLRNMFERSAGYGPLRNYLMSLLEPLYNSVGFEDSETDHHLTKHKRILAVTWACNLAHTPCITKAIDLFQKWVASNESVFSPNVQSTVLCTGIKYGGETEWNAAWKRYTQSNVGAEKSDILYALGCTKEIWILSRYLEMAFTPESGIRKQDASAVFKTVAKNEVGRDLAWNYLQDRWLQILQYFGSGSGHLAKVVKAATNTFNTPLEVKELEKFQADYEDQLGSAVRATEQVLESAKLNRDWMEDNYSIIVQWLEGMDYKSAI; from the exons ATGGCATTACAAATCCGAAAGCTTCTGTTGGTTACCTTCACTTTGATTTGTTTCACTACGAAATCTAATGCTGAACATCAG GTTAATGACCCGGAAGTGGAGGTGACGACGGTGCTTGGTCCTATGCTGCGGAATGAGCCAGACCTACTGAATCCCTTTTCTGTGGGTCCTAAGAATGGTGTATCCTTTTCGGCCTCCTCCCTCGAGATCGGCGCCAGGTCTTTGAACGGCCAGTCGGCACGGTTACCGACGGCTCTTTTGCCCACGCATTACGTCGTCAGATTGCAGCCCTTTATCAATGGCAACCTCACGATCTATGGATCTGTTGATATCACACTCAAGGCAGCTGAGACTACTGATCGAGTTGTCATCAATATGGTTGATATAATAACGATCAACGAGACTGTCGCG ATAAGGAGCCTAAATGACACCAAATCGCACAATGTGGTGCAGCAGACCTACGACCCCAAGAACCAGCTGTACACAGCTCTGCTGTCGGAGGATTTGGCCCAACATAACACATACCTCTTCCACATAGAATTTCAAGGTTACCTCAATGACAGGCTCGTAGGATTCTATCGATCACAGTATACGGATTCACAAGGAAATGAAAA GTTGCTGGCAGCTTCCCAATTTTCCCCGACCGACGCCAGGAGAGCTTTCCCTTGCTTTGACGAACCTGGATTCAAGGCTACGTTCGACATCCATCTGGCCCGACAACAGAACATGACTGCTCTCTCAAACATGCCTCTGATCGCCACAGAGCCCAT AGAAGGTGAGGAAGGCTGGGTATGGGACACGTTCAATACCACCCTTCGCATGTCGACCTACCTGGTCGGATTCCTCATCTCTGACTTCGGCTCCGTCACGTCCGACAAACTCAACCACACCCTTTTCAAAG TGTGGGCCCGAAAGGAAGCTTTAGACCAAGCAGCCTACGCCCGCGATGTGGCTCCGCCCATTCTGACGTTCCTCGAAGATTACTTCAGCATTAAGTTTCCTCTGCCAAAGCTAGACATGGCAGCTATTCCTGATTTCAAGTTTAGTGGGATGGAGAACTGGGGTCTCATTACGTACAG AGAAACTGCTCTTCTTTACAACTCCAAACTTTCATCAGTAAAAAGCAAACAGATACTGGGGAACGTACTGGCTCACGAAATCGCTCATCAGTGGTTTGGAAATCTAGTGACTCCGATTTGGTGGTCCGATCTCTGGTTGAAGGAAGGATTCGCATCGTTCATGGGATACACGGGACTGGATGCT GCTGAACCCTCCTGGAGAATGAAGGAACAGTTTGTCACGGAATTCGTTCACGCAGTTATGAAGGTCGACAGTTTATTGTCATCGCATCCCATCAACGTTGAAGTCGATCATCCCGATCAGATCAGCGAGATTTTTGACTTCATCTCTTACAGGAAAG GGGCAACAATCATTCGAATGATGCAGCATTTCCTCACAGAGGCAACCTTCAGAAAAGGTCTCACCAATTATCTGAACGCCTT GAAGTTTGACAACGCTGAGCAAGATGACTTGTGGAAGTATCTCACCGAAGCAGGGCACGCAGATAGCACCTTGCCTGCAGAATTAACCGTGAAACTTATAATGGACACTTGGACCCTCAAGGAGGGCTATCCAGTGGTGTCCGTCAGCAGAGAAGGCAACTCGGCCACACTGGTTCAG GAGTGGTTCAGGCTAAGCAGAAAGAGCACGAATGCCTCCTCCAGCCAGGAGCCCGGATGGTGGATCCCCGTCAGCTACACTTCTCAGCCCAATTCAAACTTCAGCGTCACGCGCGCAAGCCACTGGATGTCTGACGATCGGAAACCGTTGAAAATCAGCG GCCTTCCAGACCAGTCTCAGTGGATCATAGTGAATCTGCAAGAGACTGGTTACTTTAGGGTCAACTATGATAGCAACACCTGGAAGTTGTTGAATAGTCAGCTCAAGCAAGACCATTCAGTCATTCACGCTATTAACAGAGCACAAATATTGGACGATGCGTTGAACTTAGCCAGAGCTG GTGTGCTAGATTATCCTACTGCGCTCACGACATCAAGTTACCTGAGCAATGAAACTGAATACGTCCCGTGGAGTTCCGCCCTCGACTCTTTGGGTTACTTGAGAAATATGTTCGAGAGGTCAGCTGGATATGGACCATTGCGG AATTACTTGATGTCACTCCTAGAGCCCCTTTACAATTCTGTTGGCTTTGAGGACAGCGAGACAGACCACCACCTGACAAAGCACAAGCGTATCCTTGCGGTGACTTGGGCATGCAATCTGGCCCATACTCCTTGCATCACCAAGGCCATTGACCTTTTCCAAAAGTGGGTTGCATCAAATGAGAG CGTGTTCTCACCAAACGTTCAAAGCACTGTGTTGTGCACGGGTATTAAGTATGGAGGCGAGACAGAATGGAATGCTGCATGGAAACGTTATACCCAGTCTAATGTAGGAGCTGAGAAGTCAGATATCCTGTATGCTTTAGGATGCACCAaagaaatatggatcctgtcaaG ATACCTTGAAATGGCCTTTACTCCAGAGAGTGGCATTAGGAAGCAAGATGCCTCAGCCGTCTTCAAGACAGTCGCCAAGAATGAGGTGGGACGTGACCTGGCTTGGAACTATTTGCAAGATCGTTGGCTTCAAATCTTGCAATA